tcttctgacgctggatccggtttcctcctcttctttgtcttcgacccacagtagctgaatttccaccgacgccctgcaggttagcagtgccgggggcgggcgttgttaacccgggccacgaccgatccggtatgggattctttagatgaacgctcatatttgtttggcatagtttttacgccggatgcccttcctgacgcaaccctctgcatttatccgggcttgggaccggcctacagattgcactggtttgtgcccccatagggctgcattgaacaacgagctaccttcctggaggtaaaagtaatggaaacaaacgagtccactagggggcgcctcagtcctgtacgtcacttcctgcttcttctcgaaaacaaatccctcgagaggattttcatggcgggagttacaaaaagctatacacgtcaaaatcatgttttgtggtgaaaaaacatggaccatattggctgtgggtttttcattaataatataccaaaaaatcatccatttgacgacacttgaccttgaaagcaattaaaaaattgtATACTTTGAAGtttaaatcttttttcattatgaattaaataaatAGAATTATTATTACTGAGCCTATTATATAAATAATAGACATGTAGCAATATAAGTGGTAATCGTGAGTTTATATCATTAAAAGAAATCACCAGACGGTCATCGAATGATTGCACGAACTCATCACTGATgtaggttttattttgaaaggctcGAATACGGAAGTCTGCCCAGACAGAATGGCCTTGACTGATGTGGTTCTGCCCACTATACCACCGGGCTAGCTTCTTTCCACCTCATACTACCGAAAGAACGAGCCAAAAAAGTAGTCGCACAAGAAAGTGGTGTCGTAAAAAGGAACCATGGGGCCAAACGTCTTTGTGATGTTCGCGTCATTGGATTCACGATGAGCACAGTTGGCGACAACTGGGGAAGACGCACGAGGAGCGCGCAAGGCTGCTACAAGCTAACCGGAGGGCGAGTTGACGAGTGCACTGTGCTGCGATGCCTGAGCGACACGAACGCAGGAGACGGTCATGACATGGAACAGGATATCGGTTTCTTCAAGCAGGCCGACTTGGAGAGAAGGCTTATGGCCCCGCGGTACAGTTTACGCCGTGAGGTTGGGAGGGGCACGTACGGTGTGGTTTACGAGGCGCTCGCCCGGAAATCTGGTGCCACAGTAGCAGTGAAGAAGCTGCGGTGCGACGCACCGGAAAACGTCGAACTCGCCCTTCAGGAGTTCTGGGCTTTCACCAGTTTGGAGAAACGCCATCAAAACGTCGTACAACTAGAAGAGTGTGTGCTACAAAGGAACGGGATGGGCCAAAAAATGAGCCACGGCAACAAGCGGTCCAAACAGTACCTGCGGCTCGTGGAAACTTCTCTCAAAGGTAAGGTTTGTCTTCCCAACGGTAGGCAACGTTAGCCATTTGTATCGTGTCACCTCATTTCCGGTGCTTTGAACTGTGTAGACACGTCTGGAAATTATCTCGTTGGGTGATTAGTGAGTTGAGCGGTATTGCTTTCGAACAATATAGACTATGTCTCCTACTTAGTTCAATGGAATGTGGTGCGTTGACATGTAACGACATTTACGAACATTTCTGTCAAAAGATTACGAATACTTTACGAGAGTTATCTCAAGGCGTGCAGGTTACATTAAGGTCgtcattgagaagacgctgtgccacctgctatgggagttGAACGAGAGAGactttcggatttttctgacgcccgttctgagactgaagctcatttcaAAGAAGAGATCAGAATAGAGTGAAGGGACCGGGGcagtattaccctattgtttccggctatatttagatgatatgcagatcacttctaactaacaacagactccctgacagacgAACAAGGAacccaatgaaatattcaaaatgacaggcctatgcAGGcagtcgcaaagaagtaacttttcccCAATAAGTATGTTTCatcttaaccttcataattaattatatatTTAGCGTATCgctttccataacaatgtgtgtatgtttacctactttttgccctgaccggaagtcacaGCCTGTTGATCATGGTGTAACCACtgatggatgcagagtgcggactccagtttttattctacgtcattggaaTCAACCATCACCAATAGATTTTGAAAGGCTGAACTGTGAACGTGAGGAGAACAGCACCTTTAGAGTGACAGAGGGACTGAAATGCTTGTGACTGACACATTCTGAGGCTCTCCAACCCTGATACTGAAGACAACGACCTTACTGGTTTCGGTGAACAATGACTGTTACGTTTGAGCCATCTTACTGCCATGTTACattcactgtttgaaaacaagagagtgaagaaaataaatatttgaacaccctgcgatattgcatatgatcccacttagaaatcatggaggagtctgaaattttcatcgtaggtgcatgtcaactgtgagagagataatctaaaaagaaaaattgagaaatcacaatgtatgaatttttaacgatttatttgtgtgatacagctgcaaataagtatttgaacaactgagaaaaccaatgttaatatttggtacagtagcctttgtttgcaattacagaggtcaaacatttcctgtagttgttcaccaggtttgcacacactgcaggtgggattttggacgactcctccacacagatcttttctagatcagaccggtttctgggttgtctctgagaaacactgaattacagctccttccaaagggtttaggtctggagacaggcaaggccacaccagaacattgatatgctttttatggagccactccttggttttcttggctgtgtgctttgggtcattgtcatgttgaaagacccagccacgacccatcttcaaccctctgactgagggaaagaggttgttccccaaaaatctcacaatacatggccggggtcatcctctccttaatacagtgcagtggtcctttcccatgtgcagaagaacacccctaaagcatgatgctaccacccccatgcttcacagtagggatggtcttcttgggatggaacacatcattcgtcttcttccaaacacggttagtggaattatgaccaaaaatttccattttagtctcatctgaccacaaaaccttttcccatggctcctctgtatcatccaaatggtcattggcaaacttaagacgggccttgacatgtgctggtctaagcaggggaaccttctctgccatggatgatttcaaacaatgacgtcttagtgtattaccaacagtcaccttaaaaatggtggtcccagctcttttcatgtcattgaccaagtcctatcgtgtaatcctgggctgattcctcacctttctaaggatcattgagaccccacgagatgatatcttgcatggggctccactatgtttgagattgaccatcatgtttagtagcttcttccattttctaatgattgctccaacaatggaccttttttcaccaagctgcttggcaatttctctgtagccctttccagccgtgtggagttgtagaattttgtctctggtgtctttggacagctctttggtcttggccatgttccaagtttgagtcttacttattgtatggggtggaaaggtgtctttatgcagcttgcGACCTCACACAagagcatctgattcaggataatacatggagtggaggtggaattttaaaggtggacgaacaggtctttgaggttcacaattctagatgatagacatgttcaaatacttatttgcagctgtatcacacaaataaatcgttaaaaaatcctgcattgtgagttctggatttttctttttagattatctctctcacagtggacatgcaccgatgatgaaaatttcagaccccttcatgatttctaagtgggaaaactatAACTAAAACagtagagcagggtgttcaaatacctattttcgtcactggatttagccttcataagtttcgttctgaaaaatggattgcacgcgtgcagaggacgagagcttcgtggcttccaaataacaggtaggcaataatgcgccccggctcgacggtgttcaacaagtactgtggcggctttgaacatacccctaaaagcaccATGGCTCTGCTCCATTGTATCCCACCACGGCGcaaaaaatcagccacactgacGCGCCGCGTTCAGCgttcactgcttctgcgaagactgcgcgtcgggctttggggacaggggcggctctgaggaacccagctgagaatgcgtcactcagccgcgtgctcACATAAAGCACCTTGGCTCGACTGttttgctcagtactgcggcgtctgtgaacacccctcTAAAGCAGGACGggtcggctccgtcataagccacaccggccggcagagatgagccgcgatggctcatctccgccgcggacgtggatcggacggggatgcagtttggccgtgatcgcatatcatctgaatatggctcgaaacagttgtgtaatattgccccgagggctcgaaacagttgtgtaatattgcccgggtaacttcactcggttgtatggtgttctccttttcgaaaagagcttccgtgttagacggggcgcgtttgtctctgtcagagatgttcctcgaaaaacagctaagacaagcctgaggactgtagagagtgaactcaaaccaaccaagattgtcttttcgtGCACGGGACAGACGGAGGACACACTGTGAGAGTGCGCTACCTCAGAATGCCAAggtggtagtccctgtctgctcttttttattgcattctcaggtcaatgggttacatggttacacagtgaaaatgctgacacagatggctacaccaacagcacataaacactaaggtacatgtttcttcaaggccgcaaaagtgtcctgataaacccacaagagaaaaagcagggcattgtttaaagacatgtttatggcatttgggggtatcctcctgcggtagaagggcgttatctcctcctggtgttgaggagtatctgcttaagatcagaagggtaacatgctgaggccaggatggagacattgcttcccagtgttcaggggcatcagcttgaggtcggcaggggggcatcgcctcccaggtgtcactgggtcacacttcaagacacacacgcaggtcacaaagagaacaattcagactaagactaacagaaacaaacgcatgataaaacaattctaACAGCAGCTATAGTAGcaatgatatacttttatcatgaatAACTAACATTGTAATATCATATCTTTATcagtctcccatagttagggtgcaccgcttGTTTTCATTTGCCGGTTTtcaatgtccgggtgacgtcacagactgaggacgcagccaatatggcgaccacttggttATCGTAGAATAACACTTCTGGAACTTTGGGCATGGATAACGCGCTCTCTGCTAACAAAGATTTTTTTCGTAttgatattgaagtgaataatgatatgtatttttcattacaattatccattttagaatgtttatagggatgacacctgggctttaagCAATGATGATAATCCTCCGTATTTTCCCAGAATTCcggattttcaagttttcatgaaaattcctctggaaaattgaggaaaaattccctaaaattaatccggatattagttgacaacatggAACGAACTTGtctttgagttcgttgttttgctctCACGAGCGTaaccatgttgaggcactaacatgagtaacagtaacgcccctccctcccattctctcaagacgtcgctcattttgtgtagtcttgacattaatttacatgtttatttcataaacattaactaaacaagcctgctccaaaacatatcaaaatattaaaggcaattCATTATATTAtaactagatctatatctaagatagtgagcaatgttgTCGAATGTATCAGTACAAcacgacgtaacaagtttgagacttaaatgttaatagtaattactacagatcgaCTTCTttcacatgttttgctgtacggtgtaaaAATTCTAGGATATGTTTTCATGTATATtctctatactataatatgtataatgtggggaaaaggacaattttagatgtctttttactgaatagttcacttaattcatttgtcttgagataagatggcacattttaagcatattttaatgccaaatgtgattttgtattATCCAGGGATAAgaggatggggggcaaaaaaaaaaatctgggcttggctcAGGTTCTGATGCCAATCTATTAAACATGCTCCTCGTAAGGCGTATGGGCCCCAGGACCTTTGAGGTTTGCCGCCCTCGCAATGCGTACTCGGCTGATGGAAGATAAGCAAtccaaaaaaggcagaggtATTAAAACACGTGGAAACAAGGATGGTCCAAAAACGAGGTCGGGTTACTCctaggcaaaaaaaacaagacttgacttggCTGTGGTGGGACAGCAATGCTGGCCGTGACAATGAGGCAAATATATAACAAGAGGCTCGTATATTCAGATTACTGCAGTCCTGAGCACAATGAACTAGCAAATGagagtgacaaactcaaggcttataTCTCTGGGCTAATTAGTGTCTATACGGGTCCAGGTGTGGGGATGCTGCCAGAGGAAGCTCTGCCCAGacgcgccaaaaaaaaaaaaaaaaaaaaaaaaaaaaaaaaaaaaaac
This portion of the Syngnathoides biaculeatus isolate LvHL_M chromosome 10, ASM1980259v1, whole genome shotgun sequence genome encodes:
- the LOC133506936 gene encoding serine/threonine-protein kinase 35-like isoform X3; its protein translation is MSTVGDNWGRRTRSAQGCYKLTGGRVDECTVLRCLSDTNAGDGHDMEQDIGFFKQADLERRLMAPRYSLRREVGRGTYGVVYEALARKSGATVAVKKLRCDAPENVELALQEFWAFTSLEKRHQNVVQLEECVLQRNGMGQKMSHGNKRSKQYLRLVETSLKDLRVRWRAGVMASERNRARQITVTDTGLFPVPSEERFFTAPG
- the LOC133506936 gene encoding serine/threonine-protein kinase 35-like isoform X4; protein product: MSTVGDNWGRRTRSAQGCYKLTGGRVDECTVLRCLSDTNAGDGHDMEQDIGFFKQADLERRLMAPRYSLRREVGRGTYGVVYEALARKSGATVAVKKLRCDAPENVELALQEFWAFTSLEKRHQNVVQLEECVLQRNGMGQKMSHGNKRSKQYLRLVETSLKGLFPVPSEERFFTAPG